The window TTTTTAAAAGAACGCGGCATCAACCTTAAAACCTTTGACAGCAATACTGCTATCATTAAGCGTATTAGTGTTAATAAGGGCATAAAAGAGGTCTGCAAAGAATTAAGTAATTTCAATGTGGGGGATAAAATTCTCCTTTCGGGCAAACTCCTCATGGCACGGGATGCGGCCCACTTAAAATGGCACAATCTCCTGAAAGAAGGAAAAGCCCTGCCCGAATATCTTTATGCGTACCCTGTTTACTACGCAGGGCCTGCTGCAACTCCCCCCGGCAAGGTTATCGGGAGCCTGGGGCCGACCACTGCGGGGCGCATGGATCCGTATGGAGAAGAATTCATGTCCCGGGGCTGCTCCCTCGTTACTGTGGCAAAAGGCAACAGGAGCGCTGAATGGAAGAAACTCTGCAGCAGCTATGGGGCATTTTACCTTGGAACCATAGGCGGAGCCGCAGCATTGCTGTCAGAAGAAAATGTAACCGGAAACGAGCTTTTGGATTACCCGGAATTGGGCATGGAAGCGGTAAGGCTCATCACGGTTAAGGATCTGCCTGTTTTTATCATTATTGACAATAAAGGGAATAGCCTGTACTAGGCTTTTTGGCATCTTATAAAGCCCCGTCCAGCCAAAGCCCGATAAGGTACCGCGAGACCGACCCGTTTCCGGGCAGGGGCGGCAGCTTTTCCCTGGAGAACCAGCGGGCGTCTTCGATTTCTACGCCGTCAGGCTTGATTTCCCCCCCTGCATAACGGGCAGTAAAACCCAGCATAAGGGAATTCGGGAAAGGCCAGGGCTGGGAACGCACATAACGGATGCCGGTGACATCAATATTTACTTCTTCTTTGGTCTCACGGGCCACAGTAGCCTCCAGGCTTTCTCCGGCCTCGTTGAAACCTGCGATGAGGCTATACACCCCGCCTACGAATTTCTTGTTGTGCGCCAACAGGGCTTCGCCCTTGTCATTGACGATGATGGTGATCACCGCCGGAGAAATCCTGGGGAATTCCAGGCGGCCGCAGGCAGGGCATTGGCGGGCCAGCTCTCCTGTTTCCGCATCCTTGTTCGGATTCCCACAAGTGCCGCAAAAACGGGAATCCTGCCTCCAGAGGGCTATGTGGTAAGCCCTGAGCATGCGCCCCACCTGCCCTACCCCGTCAGCCATGACGCCCCCGGTCATGGAATCCAGGGCCTGCCGCAGCGGCACAGATTTCCATTCCGGCGGGAGGGGCACGGAATTTTTCAGCATGATGGCTGAAATATCATCCGAACCGTCCACAGAAGGAATGGTAAAACAATCCCCCTTATCTTCATCTATAATGCCGGCATTTGGGCCTTCGGGAACAACGAGATTATTCCCCTGGAAAATTAAAGTTGTGTTTGCATCGCTCAAGTTTGCGCTCCCGTTTTTGGCAGTTTGATTAATCGGTCTTGTATAAGTATACTTATACTAATGGAGTGATGTAATGGTTTCAAGTTACCTCGAATACCTGCCCATGAGCGATATCGCCAAATACAGCAAAGGGCCGCCTGCAAACGGGGTCCCCTTTTCGGGTTATCCCCAGCAGCATCCCACTGAAAAGGACAAACTCATCCTGATTTACGACCCTGTAGGGGCTAACCCGACGGTCATGGAATTCAAGCTGTCCGACGTGCTCCATGTGGAGGAGGTCCCCTCGGCGGTCACAGAACAGGGTGAAGGCGTTCCCCTGATAAAACTCTGGATACGCAAGGGCGCGCATGGCGTGATCCTGGAGCCCTTCGAGGTTGATGAGCCTATCAAATTCATCCAAAAGAGCCGGGAATTCCGTGAAGATTTTATGAAGCCCAAGGCTCCTGCAAAAATGTAATGCCCTCACCCCGCTTTTTTTCTGTATTGGATGAAGAAAAAAAGAACCCTGATATGCAGGCTCTGCCCCCATCAGTGCACCATAAAGCCAGGCGCCAGGGGTCTTTGCAAGGCCCGCCTTAATGAGGGGGGCGCCCTAAAAATCCCCCTCTATGGTTTCATCACCGCCCTTGCGCGGGACCCGATTGAAAAAAAGCCCCTTTACCATTTCCGCCCGGGATCGACCATACTTTCCATTGGATTTGCGGGCTGCAACCTCCGCTGCCCATTCTGCCAAAACTGGCATATTTCCCAAAACATAGATACCCGGGGGCGCCACGTCAGCCCCAGGGAGATCATCGCCATGGCAAAAGCCGAAGCAACTCCCCAGGTTGCATACACCTATTCAGAACCCCTTATACACATTGAATTTCTATTGGACGCCATGAAGGAAGCCCGCAATAATGGGGTTGCCAATGTGCTGGTAACAAACGGCTGCATAAACGCTGAAGCGGCGGAAGAAATTCTTAACCTGACCGATGCTGCCAACATCGACCTCAAATGCTTTTCCGGTGAAACCTATGCCAAGACCCTGGGAGGGGATCTGGATACGATCCTTGCCTTTATCTCCAGGGCCCACGAAAAGGGCGTGCACATAGAGCTAACCACCCTGGTTGTGCCCGGCTTGAACGACAGCGACGAAGAGATGGACAAGGCCGCGGATTTCATTGCCGGAATTTCCGGGGAAATTCCCTGGCATCTGTCCGCCTACCACCCGGACTACAAATGGAACGCGCCTCCCACCGATCCGGCCCGCCTCAGGACCCTTGCAGAAAGAGCCAGGCAGAAGCTGTCCCATGTCCATATGGGCAACCTACGGTTTGATGCCTAAAACAGATGGAACACCAGTGCCCCGATAACAAGGAAGAGGGCCAAGATTGCAGTAAGGTAAACCCATAAGGGCAGGGAGCCTGCGGGATGCCGGGTTTCTTTCTCTTGAGGGAAGGGGATGAGCCTGGCCCCCGGAGGGGCTGAGTAGCCGCAGACAGGGCAGCCGTCGCGGAAGAGGCCCTCTTCGCCGGTGAAGCTGCAATTGGGGCAGCGGACCGAGGCGAATATTTTTCCGCAACTGGGACAGTTTTTGGCATTAAGGGGGACTTCGGAGCCGCAGCTTTCGCAGAAAAAACGGGGATTTTTGGAACCCTTTTTTTTACCGGCTGCCGGAATTTTTTATCCCCTTCAATTTTCGGAGCTTCAAGCTTTTTCTAGCTGTTGGCAGCTTTGGGGCAGGATGAATCGGCACAGCCTGCGCAGGCCGGGGCCGGGCTTGATGCGTCCTTTTTTTCAGGTTTATCAGACTTGCCTGAAGCAACACTGCCGCTCCCACCCTTCTTGTCGGTAACGTAAAACCCGGAACCTTTAAAAATAATGCCGGTTCCGCCATTGATGAGGCGCCTCAGTTCCTTGCCGCACTGTGGGCAGATTTTGAGTGGCGCATCGCTCATGCTTTGGAAAGCATCGAAGGTGTGACCGCAGCTTTTGCATTCATATCCATAAGTCGGCATGGCATTTCCCTTTTATTTACTAGAATATACTGAAAAGGAGTTAAAAAGTAAAGCGATTTCTTTTGTATCCAAAACCCCTGAACGCAGGCTGAGATCCGCCCCGTCCTGAACCGGGATATTGGCAAAAAGCAGGGGCAGGACGCCCCCG is drawn from Leadbettera azotonutricia ZAS-9 and contains these coding sequences:
- the nudC gene encoding NAD(+) diphosphatase; protein product: MSDANTTLIFQGNNLVVPEGPNAGIIDEDKGDCFTIPSVDGSDDISAIMLKNSVPLPPEWKSVPLRQALDSMTGGVMADGVGQVGRMLRAYHIALWRQDSRFCGTCGNPNKDAETGELARQCPACGRLEFPRISPAVITIIVNDKGEALLAHNKKFVGGVYSLIAGFNEAGESLEATVARETKEEVNIDVTGIRYVRSQPWPFPNSLMLGFTARYAGGEIKPDGVEIEDARWFSREKLPPLPGNGSVSRYLIGLWLDGAL
- the amrS gene encoding AmmeMemoRadiSam system radical SAM enzyme, with the translated sequence MKKKRTLICRLCPHQCTIKPGARGLCKARLNEGGALKIPLYGFITALARDPIEKKPLYHFRPGSTILSIGFAGCNLRCPFCQNWHISQNIDTRGRHVSPREIIAMAKAEATPQVAYTYSEPLIHIEFLLDAMKEARNNGVANVLVTNGCINAEAAEEILNLTDAANIDLKCFSGETYAKTLGGDLDTILAFISRAHEKGVHIELTTLVVPGLNDSDEEMDKAADFIAGISGEIPWHLSAYHPDYKWNAPPTDPARLRTLAERARQKLSHVHMGNLRFDA
- a CDS encoding FmdB family zinc ribbon protein; this encodes MPTYGYECKSCGHTFDAFQSMSDAPLKICPQCGKELRRLINGGTGIIFKGSGFYVTDKKGGSGSVASGKSDKPEKKDASSPAPACAGCADSSCPKAANS